One Carettochelys insculpta isolate YL-2023 chromosome 1, ASM3395843v1, whole genome shotgun sequence genomic window, TGAACAGAATGAGAATTGTAGTGAAGGCTCTGGTTTTGAAGCTCATGTCCACGTTCATCTGCGGAGACTTCTGTAGCCCTATGAGGCCTAGTTTGCTCTCCTGGCTCAAGCAAAGGCTGTCAGCATGGTTGTGTATCCTAAGGGCATTGCGCCGCACGGTGTTCAGAATGCAAAGGTAAGAATACAGCATGACACTGAAAGGGATGAAGAAAATGGACACAACTAGCATCACGGCATATGCTCTGTCAGCAGGAAATTCAGTGTACCCCAGAACACACTGGGGAGCCCGGGCTGGCACCTCCACAAATGTCCATCCAGTCACCGATGGAAAGGAAATGCAAAAGGACAGTGCCCAGGAAATGCCGATGATGACCTTGGCACGGTGGGGGTTCAACTTGTCTTGCCGCTGAACGATGATTAAGAAACGGTCCACACTAATAACCAAGAGTATAGAAACTCCTTCCAAGACAAATAACCAATAGAGCATAGCTGATATCCGGCAGAAGTGAGCCCCAAAGTTCCAGTTCACTGTAATAATTGTAATGGTGGTAAAAGGCATGCAGAGCAAAGACAGCATGATGTCTGAAAAGGCCAAAGTTGCTAGCAGCAGATTGATGGCTGAACGCATGGCTGGCTTCTGGTAGACAATGAGACAGACAATAGCATTACCAAAAAACCCAATGGCAATCATGAGTATCATTATTATTACCAACCCTATCttgagtggggctggcagagctgtgtaaCTGGAGCCTATGGATGAGGTGCTCACATTGAGAGCAACGGAAGTGTCTATGGAAGTGTCATTGCCATCACTGACAGACCCGACCTGGGAGAAGGAAAAGCCAAAAGGTCTTCCCATTACCTCTTCGATTGTTGCCATTTTTTCATCTTGCCTGCCGGGAAAAGGCCGTGGACATATATCTGACACCAGTTGTGGTTAATTGGCGTTGATTAATGATTAAAATACAGGCCTGCCTCTGAGGAAATACTTTTCAGGTATCAGGAGGgctaaacaaaaggaaataccgAGGAAAGAACAAGTAACTTCAGGATTTGTTGGAGCTGAGGCCATCTTCAAGTATAGTTGCTTGGTGCATCACCAACCTAGAGAGAAAATAGTAAAGTGAATAATAAGTTACTCGGTGTCTGTTTAAAAAAGCCACCAAATATATGCAATGATGATCACATTTCTTTAACTATTCTTATGTGTAAAGATTAGATGTCATAACATCAAATGCTTCCAGCATTCAATAAGAGAGTTACATTTTCTAGTAAGGCCACCCACCAAGATCAGTTGTATTTATTAGACATGATTAGACTCTCCCTGCCCCATGTGTTACCTTGACAGAGAATACAAATGGCCAAAGAGTCTCACCATTTGCATGATTTTCATGTGTCAACTTTTCACTTTCTGGCATCTACGCCACTGTCTCTGTTTAGTCCAGTCTTTCCTGAAAGTATCACGTGGGTTAATATTCAACCGCTAAACTCAGCCTGCCTACTCCAGTGTCTTATCACAGAGAGGATCAGACACGCTGAAGCTGCTACATTCTCAGTTCTGTGGTAGTGAGCACTATAGAAGCACCTATGGAGACAATAAATGACAAATGGAAACAAGAAAAACAACCTGAAATGCACAGAAGACATCTGGTTACATAGGAAGGGAAAGTTCCCTTCTTTGATTTTCTTCTTATTCTCTGTCTCATCCTGCAACTTTGCCTTCCCTGCCTTTCATTGCTGAATGTCTCACTCGCTATCATATGCTGGTGTAAAACAGCACCTCTCCCTATTCATCATCTAGCAAtattcatagaaccatagaacactaggactggaagggacctcgagaggccattgagtccagccccctgccccaatggcaggaccaagtactatctaaaccattgCTGACAGACAtcaatctaacctgttcttaaatatctccagcaatggagattccacaacctcccttggcaatttattccactgtttgactgccctgacagttaggaactttttcctaatgtccaacctaaacctcccttgctgcagtttaagcccgttgcctcttgttctatcctcagaggccaagaagaagaagttctctccttcctccttatgactcccttttagatacctgaaaaccgctatcatatttcccctcaatcttctcttttccaaactaaacaagcccaattctttcaaccttttttcataggtcacattctctagacctttaattattcttgtcgctcttttctggaccctctctagtttgtccacaacttttttgaactgcggtgcccagaactggacacaatactccagctgaggcttaaccagtgcagagtagagcagaagaatgacttctcgtgtcttgttcacaacacacttgttaatgcatcctagaatcatgtttgctttttttgcaactgcatcacactgttgactcatgtttagcttgtggtccactataatccctagatccctttctggtgtagttgttcctagacagtctctccccattctgtatgtgtgaaactgattgttccttcctaagtggagcacggGGCTGGAATCACAAAAGGACTTAAGCCCTTAACTGGTTCCTATTTGCCAACatttatattttacacacacatactTCATTAATGTATTAAATGCAGCTAATACCATCTACATATTATATATGAATGCTGGGCAGTTAGGTTACCAGATACATGTTGTATTTTTCTTATAATCCTGCTCACCTATGCCaggggtctgaaacctgcagcGCTTTAAGAACTACTtggtggctcctgatgctataattagaaagtaaaaaacaaaacaaatcaaaaccctcctgattattttcaataaatggtgaatgttcTACGGTAAATgtatattgcattacaaatcattttgtgtgtgtgtgtgtgtgtgtgtgtgtgtgtgtgtgcgtgcgcgctgttcttaaaatgggggtaacaaagtatggtttgatgttatgtattaaggactgtctcatattcatgtacattgcagctcttgaattgctgagttttttaccaaattaaaaaaaaaatggctcttcttgatattATGGTTGCCAGCTCCTCATCTATGCCAAGTATCTCACAACCCTGTTCAAACCTAAAGTCAGCTTGGGAACTGTAGAACAGGAAACCCGGCAAAGGCTATATATAGTTGTGGTTTGTCCTGCCTGGCACAAGCATGCAGCTGTCTGCATGGACAATCGTTTCGGACTACAGTACCCAAAACGGCAAAGGAAAAGTTCACCGCACTGCCAGAAGAACAAGATAAAAACAAACAGATAATGGTTTAAGTTGAGCCCCAGGTGCCACAGAGCGCTCTCTCTTGTAAAGAGATCGGTGCTGTGTCTCATGCAGGAAGGTGGGAGTGCACACACTGGTGAAAAGTGGACTGATAGAGGAGAAACGACCACAGCTACCTGGAAGTCGTATGTATCCCTCTTTTTCACATTGTACCACTTTGTCTTTAGACAATACATGCGTGGAGCTTGGTTATTTGGTCTCTAATATTGAACCACAAAAGTAATCAAGATCAGCTTGCAAAACTTTAAGAAATACACTTGTCCCTTGCGCTACgaacacaattggttcccaactttgcaGGCAAAAACTTATGAGGGACGTTACATTACCATTAAAACGCATGTAAAAGTGTATGATTGGTTCCTACTGCTCCAAAcacggggaaggagtggcagcaggtggtgctgctttggaaaggtgagtgaacctggggttggaggcaggggtttggggagggttaaaacctgcaggtggcTCCTGTGGAGGAGGTGATGGTTTGTTTCTcccggctgcagcagaggtacctggggggcggggggcatagCAGGCTAGGGGGGAGttgaaaggggagggggtgggtgttgggagcggactgcagtggggggggttgcacagggagctgtgggctgggggaatgttggggccaggtggggtggggggggatgcaTGGGGAGTTgacgcagggtgaacactgggaCTGGGCTAGACAGGGCTGCAGATCTCCCTGGGCCACAGCCCCGGACACCGGGGGCGGCTCAGCTCTAGCCGTGggactgcagcccccccccccccccaacaccctggccagggacctggTGGCCCCCTCAGACGAGCAGGGGATGTTCACTCACATAGTGAACAGTGGcaaatgtgtccctcattttagtgagtacttgtaggtaaagtacttgttaaacaagggatgagcgtACAATTTGAGCCTAAATCCTCAAATCAGGCCTGAGTAGGGTTCAAAGTTCTCCTGCTCAGCAGCCTCCAAACCTTGCTGGGGCTCTAAACAATCTTGGCATCTAAATCATTGCAGTAAAGGTTCCCTAGATACCTATGTTTGTGCAACGGCGCATGGGCCGTGTACCTTCACGCTGGGTGGCCAGAGGCCTACACCCCAGTGTGGCAGATGAACTGGGAGCCAATAGGTGTTCCTCTACCAActttgcatggggggaggggctagcTGATCAGTGCACTCAA contains:
- the GPR45 gene encoding putative G-protein coupled receptor 45: MATIEEVMGRPFGFSFSQVGSVSDGNDTSIDTSVALNVSTSSIGSSYTALPAPLKIGLVIIMILMIAIGFFGNAIVCLIVYQKPAMRSAINLLLATLAFSDIMLSLLCMPFTTITIITVNWNFGAHFCRISAMLYWLFVLEGVSILLVISVDRFLIIVQRQDKLNPHRAKVIIGISWALSFCISFPSVTGWTFVEVPARAPQCVLGYTEFPADRAYAVMLVVSIFFIPFSVMLYSYLCILNTVRRNALRIHNHADSLCLSQESKLGLIGLQKSPQMNVDMSFKTRAFTTILILFIGFSLCWLPHTVFSLLSVFSRQFYYSPSFYITSTYILWLSYLKPVFNPVVYCWRIKKFREACMEFMPKTFKILPKVPGRTKRRIQPSTIYICSETQSSV